In Jannaschia sp. W003, the genomic stretch CGTCCATGGCGAGGCCGAGTACGACACTTGGGTCGTCGACCCCCGCCGCTTCGGCCCCTGGGCCACGGTGGAGCTGACCGCCTTCAAGGCGGTCGAGGACTACCGCAACGAGTTCCGCTTCCACTTCCCTCACGAGCACCGCCCCGCCGGGCGCCCCGTGCGCACCACGCCTCTGACGCCGGTGCTGGCCGCCGAGGGCGCGCACTTCGCCACCGTCGACGCCTGGGAGCGGGTGGATCACGGCGGCGGCGCCGAGGCGACGCTCGGCTTCCGCTTCGACGACGTGGAGCGCTTGGTGGGCGAGGAGGTGGCGGCCGTGGCCTCGGGCGTGGGCATCACCGAGGTCTCGGGCTTCAACCGGCTGGAGCTGACCGGCAGGGACGTGCGCGGGTTCCTCGAGCGGATGTGCTGCGGCGCGGTGCCGAAGCGCGAGGGGCGGCTGGGGCTGGCCTACCTCCTGAACCACCATGGCATGGTGAAGTGCGAGGCCACCTTGGCGAACCTGCCCGCCTCGGACCGCGGCCCGGCGCGGGTCTGGTACGGCTCGGCCGCCGCCTCGGCGCGCCACGACCGCGACTGGCTGGAAGCGCACCGGCGGCCTGGCGAGGACGTGGGCATCCGCTCGCTGACGGAGACGCACACCATCCTGCTCGTCGCGGGCCCGAAGGCGCGCGCGGTGCTGTCCGGGGCGGCGCGCGGCGACTGGTCGCGCGAGGCGTTCCCGTGGCTCTCGGTGCGCGAGGCGCACGTGGGCATCGCGCCGGCCACCGTGATGGCGGTCAGCTTCTCGGGCGAGCTGGCCTACGAGGTCCACGTCCCCAACGAGAGCCTCCACGCCGCCTGGCTGGCGCTGCGCCGGGCGGGCGAAGCGCATGGGCTGCGCCTCTTCGGCGCCCGCGCGGTGGAATCCATGCGGATCGAGAAGGGGTTCCTCCACTGGAAGGCGGACCTGCTGACCGAGTTCGACCCCTTCGAGACCGGGCTGGACCGCTTCGTGCGCATGGACCGCGTTTTCGTGGGCCGCGAAGCGCTGGAGCGGCGGCAGGCGGAGGGGCCGCGGCGGCGCCTCGTGACACTGCGCCTCGACTGCGACCACGCGCCCGCCCACGGCGGCGCCTCGGTGCGGGACGGGGGGCGCATCGTCGGCACCGTCACGTCGGCCGCCCGGGGGCACCGCACGGGGACGAACCTGGCGCTCGCCTTCGTGGACCCGGCGATGGCCGAGCCGGGCATGCGGGCGACCGTGGACGTGCTGGGCGAGGCGGTGGCGGCGGAGGTGATCGCGCCCTCGCCCTACGACCCGGACCACGCGCGGATGCGCGGCTAGGGCCTGGGCGGGGCGGGCCGGCGCGCTAGGCTTCCGCCCGTTCCCCCGACGGAGGCGCCGCGCGTGATCCTCGCCATCCTCTACTCCGCCCTCCTGATCGGCCTCTGCACCGCCCTGCATTACGGCGCGCTGCGCCTCGCGGCGGGGGCGATCCGGCCGGGGCGGGCCACGGGCGCGGCGCTGATGCTCGCGGTGGGCCTGATCGCGGTGGCCCACAGCCTCGAGGCGCTGATCTACGCCGGCGCCTTCTGGCACGCGGCGCACGGGCTGGGGATCGGCACGCTCACGGTGTCCGGGCAGGAGGGCGAGGCGCCCGCGTTCATGGACTACTTCTACTTCAGCCTCGTGAACCTCACGACGCTGGGGCGGGGCGACTTGGTGCCGAACGGGCACCTGCGGTTCATGACCGGGGCCGAGGCGTTCCACGGCTTCCTGCTGATCACCGCCTCGGGCTCGTTCGTGCTGCAGGTCATGGCCGGCAGGAACCCGTTCCGCGGCGGCTAGATCCCCGTGGCGGCGGCTCTCCGCGACCCGTGCGCTACACTCGGGGGGGCTGGCGGCGCGTCGCTTGCGACACCCCGACCCGCGCGATACGGGGGGCGCGCATCGCGACGGGCGGGTGCGACGGGGCAAGCTAGGGCGTAGGCGCATGACGGACGGCATCGATTTCTCGGACCGCAAGGTCGCCATCACCGGCGGCGCGGGCTCGGTCGGCAAGGCGGTGATCCGCCACTTCCAGGAGGTCGGCGTGGGCCACCTGCGGGTGCTCGACAACAGCGAGGCGCAGCTCTTCGACCTCGAGGAGCAGTACCGCGGCGTGCCGAACATCGAGTTCTTCACCTGCGACGTGCGCTCCGAGACCGAGCTGGAGCGGTGCTTCTCGGACATGGACCACGTGTTCCACATGGCGGCCCTCAAGCACGTGCCGCTGTGCGAGCGCTCGCCCTTCTCGGCCCTCGACGTGAACATCGCGGGCAGCGGCTCGGTGATCCGCGCCGCGGACCGCGCGGGCGTGCGGCGGGTGCTCTTCACCTCCACCGACAAGGCGGTGAACCCCACCAACGTCATGGGCACCTCGAAGCTGATGGGCGAGCGCCTGTTCACCGCCGCCGCCTCCATGGGCGGGCGCGGCAACGACCGGCCCGTCTTCGCCTCGACGCGCTTCGGCAACGTGGCCGGCACGTCCGGATCCGTGATCCCGCTCTTCGCCGCCCAGATCGCCAGGGGCGGCCCCGTCACCGTCACCGACGAGCGCATGACCCGCTTCGTGATGACCCAAGGCCACGCCGCGCGGCTCGTGATCGACTCGATCCGCTACGCCCACGGCGGCGAGGTGTTCATCACCAAGATGCCGGCGCTGCGGATCATCGACCTGGCCCACGAGATGATCGCGGTCTTGGCCCCGCTCTACGGCCACGACCCCGCGAGCATCGAGGTGCGCGTCACCGGCTCGCGTCCGGGCGAGAAGCTCTACGAGGAGCTGTCCACCGAGGAGGAGTCGCGCCGCA encodes the following:
- a CDS encoding potassium channel family protein, giving the protein MILAILYSALLIGLCTALHYGALRLAAGAIRPGRATGAALMLAVGLIAVAHSLEALIYAGAFWHAAHGLGIGTLTVSGQEGEAPAFMDYFYFSLVNLTTLGRGDLVPNGHLRFMTGAEAFHGFLLITASGSFVLQVMAGRNPFRGG
- a CDS encoding FAD-dependent oxidoreductase, which gives rise to MRDQARVVVIGGGIAGCSTLYHLTREGWSDVMLLERDELTSGTTWHSAAQVTNFGMNQTMVGLKSHSIALYRELRDDPDYPVGYNHGDGGIRLANTEAQMDGYRHFASVAAGMGVDFEVIDAAECARRHPLISADNLLGGLWDPSDGHIDPAQLCQALARRARLAGAEVNRHTPVTGLMQHPDHTWTVHTAKGDVRAEIVVNAGGYRCNEVGAMMGARHPVASMEHQYFLTEDIPAIANAGHRMPLLRCPISDYYCRQEKGGLLLGFYEQDCRTWGMDGIDPHFTNALCPDDLDRVTDVLEGAFARMPALMETGIREVVNGPITYTIDGAPLVGPIPGLRNAFCIVGLRAGLGEGGGHGWLLAQQIVHGEAEYDTWVVDPRRFGPWATVELTAFKAVEDYRNEFRFHFPHEHRPAGRPVRTTPLTPVLAAEGAHFATVDAWERVDHGGGAEATLGFRFDDVERLVGEEVAAVASGVGITEVSGFNRLELTGRDVRGFLERMCCGAVPKREGRLGLAYLLNHHGMVKCEATLANLPASDRGPARVWYGSAAASARHDRDWLEAHRRPGEDVGIRSLTETHTILLVAGPKARAVLSGAARGDWSREAFPWLSVREAHVGIAPATVMAVSFSGELAYEVHVPNESLHAAWLALRRAGEAHGLRLFGARAVESMRIEKGFLHWKADLLTEFDPFETGLDRFVRMDRVFVGREALERRQAEGPRRRLVTLRLDCDHAPAHGGASVRDGGRIVGTVTSAARGHRTGTNLALAFVDPAMAEPGMRATVDVLGEAVAAEVIAPSPYDPDHARMRG
- a CDS encoding polysaccharide biosynthesis protein — encoded protein: MTDGIDFSDRKVAITGGAGSVGKAVIRHFQEVGVGHLRVLDNSEAQLFDLEEQYRGVPNIEFFTCDVRSETELERCFSDMDHVFHMAALKHVPLCERSPFSALDVNIAGSGSVIRAADRAGVRRVLFTSTDKAVNPTNVMGTSKLMGERLFTAAASMGGRGNDRPVFASTRFGNVAGTSGSVIPLFAAQIARGGPVTVTDERMTRFVMTQGHAARLVIDSIRYAHGGEVFITKMPALRIIDLAHEMIAVLAPLYGHDPASIEVRVTGSRPGEKLYEELSTEEESRRIFEGDEYLVVLPALAPFEADEVTARFADLNLEPTDRIYHSEHAEKMTGEEIRDFLMQEDVLPADTLARLHASAT